The following nucleotide sequence is from Drosophila takahashii strain IR98-3 E-12201 chromosome 3L, DtakHiC1v2, whole genome shotgun sequence.
GCTGAAACGAAAAGATTAAATCGGAAATCGAGATATTACTATAGAGTTAGTAACTTACAGTCCATTGACCAACAGTGCAAAATAAGGACATGACTCAACCTGGCCATGTGAAGAAAGttgtataaaataaagttGTGCAATTCCAGCATGGTGAAAGCTCGAACAAAGAACTTGGCAATTAATGATACTGATTATGAGCCAGCAGGCCTTTTTATAGGGCACTCATAATGCCAGCAGAATGGACATAATACAAGTCAATTGCCAACTGAACTTGACTTGACAACTTAATGGGTATGCGAAAATAAGCTTTCGACAGGCCTGTCAAGTCCAATCAAAATGGTAAAATAGGATGTCCAATTTCCagacaatttaaatgtttaaagcaAGAAAGGAAAGGGAAAACGCTTAGTCACTCACCATGATTATTCAAAGCTTTTCATTTACTGACTTTGTGGGAGAACGGTGATTAATTTCTTTTTGGCATAACGAGCCCAGCAGATTTCCAAGACCAGGATCAGCAGGGCCAGAAAGTAGGCCACCAACAGGGAAATGAAGAGGGGAGCGGCATATTCCATGCCCACCTGGATGAGAAAGCTATTCGAGAACGTATGCAACTTGGTCTTGCTGAAGAACCGACTCTGCTTCGATATAATCCCCGTCTCCAGCATCCGCACCTGGATCTGAGTGAGCAGCTGGCGGTAGGTGGAGTTCAGGTGAACCATTCCGTAAACGGCGCTCTCCGGCCGCAGGATGATCTCGTTCAGATCGGAGATCTCGCGCGGCAGGTAGTGCTTCTCCACAAAGTGGTACATGAACGAGGCCTCCGAGGTATACACGAATCCCGGCTGATCGCGCACCCGGATCACTCCCTCCTCCGGAGAAAGCCACACGCTATTGGGATCCCGCTTGCTCTCCACCTTCTGTTTGTACAGGCTCCGAATGTCTGCGCGGGGCGAGGACTggggaataaatatttattatttcaagaaattaataaaagatgGAACATCCCATCAAATCCCATTTGAGCTTTTGTAATCTCTTTTACTGAATTAATTCACCTTTTGAATTGCATTTGTAATATAGTTTTAAGAGCTTTCCctgttgataattttatattttattttcattaattctCATTCTCAATAACCCATCTTAAAGacgataaaaatgtatatttttcttaatgttTGAAATTTGGGGTCGATGgagatattttcttttataggaGAAGTTTCCTACCTCTAAGAAATATTAGCTTCAAACTAACTAAGCGACTaagcataaaaatatagtttctaaacttaaaaaaagaaataaaatgtacactaaatttctaaaatgtagggagaatactttttttgtgtagcagataaattatttcatttatgtaCCTAATCattttaggaatttttaaatcatttgaatAGCAAGGATAAAGTAATTTCCtagtcattaaatatttatttttaaaaaactttttttagaatttccaaaaaatattttcaagataCCGACAATGATACACTCACCACCAGATAAGTCTTGGTAAACGGCACCGTATCGAAGCCCACTTCCAGGGAGCTGTCGGCCAACTGCTGGATGGTCCTGATGTTGGAGCGCACTGGGGATCCCAGCAGAGTGGACACCACGATGGAGGTGTAGTAGTTGTACATGAGAAACGAAGTCAGCATCACGGCAATGAAGGCTATTCTTCCACCCGCTGACTTGGGCATCAGATAGGAGCCCTGGATGCAGGCAGCTCCGAAACTGATCAGGCAGCTGCTGAGCAGGGAGGGGATGAAGTCCAGACAACGCCGCATCCAGTGCCGCTCCAGGTGGAAGATCAGCCAGAGCAGCACTCCGGCGAAGATCAGGAGACCGGCGAAGGCGAACCAAACGCTCGGCATGAATGGCTCCAAAAACACGGCCGCCTTGATTCCGGCATTGTGGGGAGTTCGAAACATGCAGACGGCCCGGAATTGAGCCTGCTCCGTCATTGGATGCACGTAGTGGAGGCGATTCCAGGAGGGTACGAAGGGCGACGTACAGAGCTCAGCGGACTCGTTGGTCAACATGCCAATAGCTCCGCCAAAGGCATCCTGAACGCTCCACGTGCCGCACCAAATGTAGTGAAGCCTTaacaatatatttatggaaaaaaagagaaaaagtatagaaataaaaaatataaaagagctAATGTGttatcataaatttaaatgcatataATTTGCGTTTTTTTATCCAGGATCTCATACAAATTTAACCCCAGGTTAGGCTCTTGGTAAATTCTTGTTAAAATCAAAGGTTGACCTACTTGAAACCGAGTATTTCCTGAGTGTGCATAATAAGGCGATTGCCAATGCGAGAAATCGAGTCCATGTGGGAATCTCTGTCGCTATTGAGGAACTCGAGGAGCTCCTTCTCACTGGAGTTAATGGGCAGCACAGAAACCTGAAAGGAAGGTACCAATGACTTGGTATCTACttcactttttttggccaacccACCAAGGCGGCCAATCGAAAGGTAACGCTCGATAAATCCATGCGGTGATGCAGTCTGGGTCGCAAATGCAAATCACTGAGATAATCCCTAACCTGGCAGTGACTTCGATTGCACTGCAGACTCTGGTCTACGGTGATATTGAGCTGTCCGCCCAAGTGACTTCCCTTATTGTAGACGTCGTGCAGGATAAaaacctcctcctcctgacgACTGACATAGGTCACGTCCGCATTCACACTGAGATTCGCTGCCTCAAAAAGCTGGGTTAACTTGGTAAGGTTACCTGCCTCATCGTAAAGAAGCCAATGCAAATTTTGGTTATACAGACGGGCACGACTGGACtacaaaaaagatataaattaaataatggaaAAGGGTTATAGAACTcgtttttaatagtttttttttatcaaatacgatttttttaaaaatgaaatttaggtTTTAcatcaaaataaatgtttttaaactaaaatacgattgtgatatttttaatacccTACCTGATTGGTTATGAGCTCAGCCTGTTCACAACCCATGTCCAAAAACACACCCAGCCTGACCAATTCACTATCCAAATAGTCCTTGTGGATGTTGGCCAAGTTTTCGGGGTCCTGTTGCAGGTCAATATATTGCGAAAAAATTCCGTTCTCATTCAGCATCTCAGCCAGAGGAAGGGCCTctaaaaaatacacatttaaaaacccatggaaatatttaaatattcataatattcACCCTCTATCGACCAGCAGTGAAACACCATCAGATTGCTCAAATTGACTTCCAAgagattaaaaataatcagtcGATACAACGAGAGACTGGCCATCTTGACGGCTTTCTTGGATTTTGGCAAGACGATTGACCCTTTTATAGCCCAAAGCTAAGATGTCGAACGAGGCCAATTAAGTAATTATGGCCAAATTTTTGGGGACAGCCgtcaaattgtaaattttgaTGGACAGCTAAGTCAAATTTTTGGGACCAATTGCAGCCGAAAATACTCGGAACGTGGAGCAACAAGTGTTTTGGCCAAGGCGCCTGCGCAGGAATCGGTAGCGTAAACAAAAGTGCAGGAGGGATTTATGAATGAAAGGCTGTCGGTGGGCGGCGGACGGGTGTTAATGGATTTCTGAGCCGGGCTGGCTGTGGGTGGGATTGTGGGTCAGGAGGGCAGCGCCGCAGGCTTTAGTGATTTTGCGCCTTTTGCATGGTGCCTTCGTCACCATCACCATCCCTATAGCAAACGACATCCTGCCACCCAGCAAGTGCTGCACAATTCAATCTTCTGGCCTGGTCTCAATATCATTTCGGCTCAGTCTGCGTTGCGCGCTTGGCGCGTTTTGACGTATCTCCGAATCTCCGCATCTTTCTCTGGAAATTCGCTCGGTCCCCGTTTCAGTTCAGTTTCGAttcggtttggtttgtttttcgcCTTGGTTGGTTTGctagtttgtttattttcgccGCTCGTTGTCGCTTGGCTCTGGAgatttgtgtgtatttttggTATGATTAGTGCGGTTAGATTTGACGGAGCCACGAAGGCTGAAAAAACACAGCTGGATATGAGAATTCCGAAAAGTTCGTGTTATTATTGCCTGTGAAAAGTGACTACTAATTccataacaatttaaataaatcaaagtaaataaatcaataaataaataaaaaatagtaagGCAAAGATCTACATTTTTCTGTAAGATTAAAATGTAGTATTGTGTTTttgtaatataaaatttaaaaaaatctgcgTACgagcat
It contains:
- the Ir75c gene encoding ionotropic receptor 75a, which encodes MASLSLYRLIIFNLLEVNLSNLMVFHCWSIEEALPLAEMLNENGIFSQYIDLQQDPENLANIHKDYLDSELVRLGVFLDMGCEQAELITNQSSRARLYNQNLHWLLYDEAGNLTKLTQLFEAANLSVNADVTYVSRQEEEVFILHDVYNKGSHLGGQLNITVDQSLQCNRSHCQVRDYLSDLHLRPRLHHRMDLSSVTFRLAALVSVLPINSSEKELLEFLNSDRDSHMDSISRIGNRLIMHTQEILGFKLHYIWCGTWSVQDAFGGAIGMLTNESAELCTSPFVPSWNRLHYVHPMTEQAQFRAVCMFRTPHNAGIKAAVFLEPFMPSVWFAFAGLLIFAGVLLWLIFHLERHWMRRCLDFIPSLLSSCLISFGAACIQGSYLMPKSAGGRIAFIAVMLTSFLMYNYYTSIVVSTLLGSPVRSNIRTIQQLADSSLEVGFDTVPFTKTYLVSSPRADIRSLYKQKVESKRDPNSVWLSPEEGVIRVRDQPGFVYTSEASFMYHFVEKHYLPREISDLNEIILRPESAVYGMVHLNSTYRQLLTQIQVRMLETGIISKQSRFFSKTKLHTFSNSFLIQVGMEYAAPLFISLLVAYFLALLILVLEICWARYAKKKLITVLPQSQ